In Candidatus Delongbacteria bacterium, a single genomic region encodes these proteins:
- a CDS encoding lytic murein transglycosylase, translating to MKMLLIFIILIFLSKSLAIGTSDRKTNTLHKNLKKIEFDAENEILIISLAVENFKEYLIEKYNVDLIDTEQLFKQTVSSLKENDYYEMRRSDSTDFSMKYISFRIEYEFIKSISEKFDFNKFSNDKSIKKLISDLEKEGISKDYAIKLLSEVDELDFSPLHFYYRPNSIVEQIKSDITKVEEIDFKPIFEFSEKYRETLDKAEKEFHVNKEIIVGILKKETNLGRYKLKNEPFKVLLSQLLFSINNPYEYESSRIDQQNRINRLSNSAYNSLKNLIIYCFENDFHPSEIKSNRVGAIGHVQFMPFNLHLAKDGDSDGKADLNNMHDCIYSIANFLNHNGWKKIYDYKKDDEAIKRLIKRYNLSRSYVDGVYDIAKTIDEKTK from the coding sequence TTGAAAAAAATAGAATTTGATGCAGAAAATGAGATTTTAATTATCTCTCTTGCTGTGGAAAATTTTAAAGAATATTTGATTGAAAAGTATAATGTTGATTTAATAGATACAGAACAATTGTTCAAACAAACTGTGTCATCTTTGAAAGAAAATGATTATTACGAGATGAGACGAAGTGATAGCACAGACTTTTCCATGAAATATATAAGTTTCAGAATAGAGTATGAATTTATCAAATCGATAAGCGAGAAATTTGATTTCAATAAATTCTCAAATGACAAAAGTATTAAAAAACTAATAAGTGATTTGGAAAAAGAAGGTATTAGCAAAGATTATGCCATAAAGCTCCTTTCTGAAGTTGATGAATTGGATTTTTCGCCATTACATTTCTATTACCGACCAAATTCAATAGTAGAACAGATTAAAAGTGATATAACAAAGGTAGAAGAGATAGATTTTAAGCCAATTTTTGAGTTCAGTGAAAAGTATAGAGAGACTTTAGATAAAGCTGAAAAGGAGTTTCATGTAAACAAGGAAATAATTGTTGGTATTTTAAAGAAAGAAACAAACCTAGGTAGATATAAACTAAAAAATGAACCATTTAAAGTTTTGTTATCTCAATTGCTGTTTTCAATAAATAATCCTTATGAATATGAATCGTCACGTATTGACCAACAAAATAGAATTAACAGGCTAAGCAACTCCGCATATAATAGTTTAAAAAATCTTATAATTTACTGTTTTGAAAATGATTTCCATCCATCTGAAATTAAAAGTAATAGAGTTGGAGCAATTGGTCATGTGCAGTTTATGCCTTTCAATTTACATTTAGCAAAGGATGGAGATTCTGATGGTAAAGCTGATCTTAACAATATGCATGACTGCATCTACAGTATAGCTAATTTTTTGAATCATAATGGTTGGAAAAAAATATATGATTATAAAAAAGATGATGAAGCGATTAAGCGTTTGATAAAGCGTTACAATCTCAGCAGATCATATGTAGATGGAGTATATGATATTGCAAAAACGATTGACGAAAAGACTAAATAG